The following are encoded together in the Xanthomonas vesicatoria ATCC 35937 genome:
- the ubiM gene encoding 5-demethoxyubiquinol-8 5-hydroxylase UbiM yields the protein MQSVDIAIIGAGPVGLSFARGLAGSGVSIALIDQQPREQLAKPAFDGREIALTHASRGLLEQLGIWQQFPAEAISPLRAARVMDGHSAFALTFAASASGAGDLGWLVPNHLIRHAAWRAVQTQASLQIRGGCTLQAVQQGARRVELQLSDGERLSARLLVVADSRFSSTRRLLGIGAQLRDFGKTMLVCRVRHALPHRHAAWEWFGYGKTLALLPLHDNRAGAVLTLPPRQIDTLLALDQAQFSAAVTDAFEHRLGTMHQDGSRHAYPLIATYAQRFACERAALIGDAAVGMHPVTAHGFNFGLQSQARLAERVHHAIATGCDIGAADLLRDYERAHRLATRPLYEATNALAALYTDDRRPARVLRRGALRAAHAIAPFKQAIASHLTQRTA from the coding sequence ATGCAATCGGTGGATATCGCGATCATTGGTGCCGGGCCGGTTGGCCTGAGTTTTGCGCGTGGGCTAGCCGGCAGTGGCGTGTCGATTGCGCTGATCGATCAACAGCCACGCGAGCAACTGGCCAAGCCGGCCTTCGATGGGCGCGAAATCGCGCTGACCCACGCCTCGCGTGGGTTATTGGAGCAACTCGGCATCTGGCAGCAGTTTCCTGCCGAGGCCATCTCGCCGTTGCGCGCTGCACGGGTGATGGACGGGCACTCCGCATTTGCGCTGACCTTTGCTGCCTCTGCCTCCGGCGCGGGCGACCTGGGTTGGCTGGTACCCAATCACCTGATCCGACATGCCGCCTGGCGCGCCGTGCAGACGCAGGCGTCGCTACAGATTCGCGGTGGCTGCACGTTGCAAGCGGTGCAGCAAGGCGCCAGACGGGTGGAGCTGCAATTGTCCGATGGTGAGCGGCTGTCGGCTCGCTTGCTGGTAGTCGCCGACAGCCGTTTTTCCAGTACCCGCCGACTGCTCGGCATCGGTGCGCAGTTGCGCGATTTCGGCAAGACAATGCTGGTGTGCCGGGTGCGTCACGCGCTACCGCATCGGCATGCAGCGTGGGAGTGGTTCGGGTATGGCAAGACGCTGGCGTTGTTGCCGCTGCACGACAATCGCGCCGGTGCTGTGCTTACCTTGCCGCCGCGGCAGATCGACACGCTGCTCGCGCTGGACCAAGCCCAGTTCAGCGCTGCGGTGACCGACGCGTTCGAGCATCGGCTGGGCACGATGCACCAGGACGGGAGCCGGCATGCTTACCCGCTGATTGCCACCTACGCACAGCGCTTTGCATGCGAGCGCGCCGCATTGATCGGCGATGCGGCGGTAGGCATGCATCCGGTCACCGCGCATGGGTTCAACTTTGGCCTGCAGAGCCAGGCGCGATTGGCCGAGCGCGTGCATCACGCGATCGCCACCGGGTGCGATATCGGCGCTGCCGATCTGCTGCGCGACTACGAACGCGCGCATCGCTTGGCCACACGGCCCTTATACGAAGCCACCAACGCGCTGGCCGCGCTCTATACCGACGATCGCAGACCGGCGCGCGTGCTGCGGCGTGGCGCACTGCGTGCGGCGCACGCCATCGCGCCGTTCAAGCAGGCGATTGCATCCCATCTGACGCAGCGCACCGCGTGA
- a CDS encoding MAPEG family protein encodes MQLTIELQMLGWAMVLGLVQLLAASASMTAQRGTKWNASARDGDAKPLTGVAARLDRAFRNYLETFPIFAAAVLAVSVAGRTNAETALGVQLYLWARVAYVPVYAAGIPYLRSAIWVVSFWGIVKLVRALLGW; translated from the coding sequence ATGCAACTGACCATCGAACTGCAGATGCTGGGCTGGGCCATGGTGCTCGGCCTGGTACAACTACTTGCTGCATCGGCCAGCATGACGGCCCAGCGCGGCACCAAGTGGAATGCCAGCGCGCGCGACGGCGATGCCAAGCCGTTGACCGGTGTCGCCGCGCGGCTGGATCGCGCGTTTCGCAACTACCTGGAAACCTTTCCGATCTTTGCCGCAGCGGTGCTGGCAGTAAGCGTGGCCGGTCGCACCAATGCGGAAACCGCCTTGGGCGTGCAGCTGTATCTATGGGCGCGAGTGGCGTATGTGCCGGTTTACGCGGCCGGCATTCCGTACCTGCGCAGCGCGATCTGGGTGGTGTCGTTCTGGGGCATCGTCAAGCTGGTGCGGGCGCTGCTGGGTTGGTAA
- a CDS encoding DUF4019 domain-containing protein has product MLRPRLLLALVLAPALAFAQQPQPSRAATAQPASSAQRAAAGQPAPALSAAQQAQVAKQDVEMTQAALRVAQMVDANKAASLWDGASSVAKTAVKRDAFVAQLAGERARLGAMVGRGQGSVTRVKYGPGAQVPEGLYVNVSFPTRFANAPQPVRELVSFRLDEDKTWRVAGYSLRTAAK; this is encoded by the coding sequence ATGCTCCGTCCTCGTTTGCTTCTTGCGTTGGTGTTGGCTCCAGCGCTGGCGTTCGCTCAACAACCGCAGCCTTCCCGCGCGGCCACAGCCCAGCCGGCGTCTTCGGCGCAACGGGCGGCTGCCGGTCAGCCCGCGCCAGCACTGAGCGCGGCCCAGCAGGCGCAGGTCGCCAAGCAGGACGTCGAGATGACCCAGGCCGCCCTGCGCGTAGCGCAGATGGTCGATGCCAACAAGGCCGCCTCGCTGTGGGACGGTGCGTCCAGCGTGGCCAAGACAGCGGTCAAGCGCGATGCCTTCGTCGCCCAGCTCGCCGGCGAGCGTGCACGTCTGGGTGCGATGGTCGGGCGTGGCCAGGGCTCGGTCACGCGGGTGAAGTACGGCCCTGGCGCGCAGGTGCCGGAAGGGTTGTACGTCAACGTCAGCTTCCCGACCCGGTTTGCCAACGCGCCGCAGCCGGTACGCGAGCTGGTGTCGTTCCGTCTGGACGAAGACAAGACCTGGCGCGTTGCGGGTTACAGCCTGCGCACGGCCGCCAAGTGA
- a CDS encoding DNA-3-methyladenine glycosylase 2 family protein: MQTLTPDRIQCDRARLARDARFDGLFFTAVRSTGIYCRPVCPAPPPKPGNVSYYPSAAAASAAGYRPCLRCRPELSPQAQQHLGEESVQRALAMIADGVLQEQPVQTLADAVGVSARQLQRQFVQQLGATPIQVHGTRRLLLAKQLLTETALPVTEVALAAGFNSLRRFNAAFLQGCGMPPSALRKQRVEVPGGQLCLRLGYRPPLDWAAMLGFLQRRAIPGIEQVDASGYRRVIGTPGNASLIEVAAAPQRAELLLRIGATDPRQIPQIVRRVRRLFDLDADLQAVHATLASEPLLAEAIQRRPGLRVPGGWDGFEVAVRAVLGQQISVAGAATLAARLVDRHGGHHADMPPGLDRSFPTPAQLADAPLEQLGLPRARASTLRALAFACAQGRLHFGAGQRLSDFVATCTALPGIGPWTAHYIAMRALSHPDAFPAGDLILQQVLGAPGRLSERATEARSQAWRPWRAYAVLHLWHLAVDRKDTRP, translated from the coding sequence ATGCAGACGTTGACGCCCGATCGAATCCAATGCGACCGCGCCCGGCTGGCGCGCGATGCGCGCTTCGACGGGCTGTTTTTTACGGCGGTGCGCAGCACCGGCATTTACTGCCGGCCAGTATGTCCGGCGCCACCGCCCAAGCCGGGCAATGTCAGTTATTACCCGAGCGCGGCGGCCGCCAGTGCGGCCGGTTACCGGCCGTGCCTGCGCTGCCGGCCGGAACTGTCGCCACAGGCGCAGCAGCATCTGGGCGAGGAGAGCGTGCAGCGCGCGCTGGCGATGATTGCCGACGGCGTGCTGCAGGAGCAGCCGGTGCAGACGCTGGCCGATGCGGTGGGGGTGAGCGCACGGCAGCTGCAGCGGCAGTTCGTGCAGCAACTCGGCGCCACCCCGATCCAGGTGCATGGCACGCGCCGGCTGCTATTGGCCAAGCAGCTGCTCACCGAAACCGCCCTGCCGGTCACCGAGGTGGCTCTTGCTGCCGGCTTCAACAGCCTGCGGCGTTTCAACGCCGCCTTTTTGCAGGGCTGTGGCATGCCGCCGTCGGCATTGCGCAAGCAGCGCGTCGAGGTCCCAGGCGGTCAACTGTGCCTGCGCCTGGGCTATCGCCCGCCGCTGGACTGGGCAGCGATGCTCGGGTTTTTGCAGCGCCGCGCGATTCCAGGGATCGAGCAGGTCGACGCCAGCGGCTACCGGCGCGTGATCGGCACGCCGGGAAACGCCAGCTTGATCGAGGTTGCCGCCGCGCCGCAGCGGGCGGAGTTGCTGCTGCGCATCGGTGCCACCGACCCGCGCCAGATTCCGCAGATCGTGCGCCGCGTGCGTCGGCTGTTCGATCTGGACGCCGACCTGCAGGCCGTCCATGCCACGCTGGCATCCGAACCGCTCCTGGCAGAGGCGATCCAACGCCGGCCCGGCCTGCGCGTGCCGGGGGGATGGGACGGCTTCGAAGTCGCCGTGCGCGCGGTGTTGGGCCAGCAGATCAGCGTGGCTGGTGCCGCAACGCTGGCAGCGCGGTTGGTCGACCGCCATGGCGGCCATCATGCCGACATGCCGCCCGGCCTGGACCGCAGTTTCCCCACGCCTGCACAGCTCGCCGACGCGCCGCTGGAACAACTCGGGCTGCCACGCGCACGCGCGTCCACGTTGCGCGCACTGGCCTTTGCATGCGCGCAAGGGCGGCTGCATTTCGGTGCCGGCCAGCGCTTGTCGGACTTTGTCGCCACCTGCACCGCGCTGCCCGGCATCGGGCCGTGGACGGCGCACTACATCGCCATGCGCGCGCTCTCGCATCCGGATGCATTTCCCGCCGGCGATCTGATCCTGCAACAGGTGCTCGGCGCGCCGGGACGTTTGAGCGAACGGGCCACCGAGGCGCGTTCGCAGGCATGGCGCCCATGGCGCGCGTATGCCGTGTTGCACCTGTGGCATCTCGCCGTCGATCGCAAGGACACCCGCCCATGA
- a CDS encoding methylated-DNA--[protein]-cysteine S-methyltransferase: MNMLYYDTFPSPIGALSVAADDTGVHHILFAQNRYDAIGRARWLHAPDAPLVREAREQLLDYLHGGRRSFDLPLAPIGTPFQLQVWHTLAQIPFGQTWSYAQLAQAVGRPAASRAVGAANGRNPLPIVLPCHRVIGANGALTGFGGGLPTKQALLQLEGWSPRRIARADDLLADQRAAHLR, from the coding sequence ATGAACATGCTCTACTACGACACCTTTCCCTCGCCGATCGGCGCGCTCAGCGTGGCCGCCGACGACACCGGCGTGCACCACATCCTGTTTGCGCAGAACCGCTACGACGCCATCGGACGTGCGCGCTGGCTGCACGCCCCGGATGCGCCGCTGGTGCGCGAGGCACGCGAGCAATTGCTCGATTACCTGCATGGCGGGCGACGCAGCTTCGACCTGCCACTGGCACCGATTGGCACACCCTTTCAACTGCAGGTCTGGCACACGTTGGCGCAGATTCCGTTCGGGCAGACATGGAGTTATGCGCAGCTCGCGCAGGCGGTAGGCCGCCCTGCCGCCAGCCGCGCGGTGGGCGCTGCCAACGGCCGCAATCCCTTACCGATCGTGCTGCCCTGCCATCGTGTGATCGGTGCCAATGGTGCGCTGACCGGCTTCGGCGGCGGCCTGCCGACCAAGCAGGCGTTGTTGCAGCTGGAAGGCTGGTCGCCACGCCGGATCGCGCGTGCCGACGACCTGTTAGCCGATCAACGCGCAGCGCACCTACGCTGA
- a CDS encoding ectonucleotide pyrophosphatase/phosphodiesterase has product MIDRRLVFAAMAAVLLAACSTQPGVRNASAQHGASPPISAAATPDEAPHTLLLISIDGLRADMLDRGITPNLSQLARDGVRARWMTPSYPSLTFPNHYTLVTGLRPDHHGIVHNSMRDPVLGGFWLSKQDAVSDARWWGGQPLWVGVEQAGLHAATWSWPGSEAPIQGVRPTQWRHYEEGVGMDARVHEVLGWLARSGAQRNRLVTLYFEHVDEAGHDHGPESRDYADSVRAVDTAIGRLLAGMQRDGTRVRTNIIVVSDHGMAEVAPGHAISVEAIAPPTIATAVTDGQVIGFNPLPGQQASAETLLLGTHAHYDCWRKAELPARWHYGTHPRIPPILCQMHEGWDALFPDKLAKRAQQGTRGSHGFDPALPSMRAVFVAQGPDLAQGKTLPGFDNVDVYTLMTRLLGIPAAPNDGNPATLLPALRVSPATRTE; this is encoded by the coding sequence ATGATCGACCGACGTCTTGTGTTTGCCGCGATGGCCGCCGTGCTGCTCGCGGCCTGCTCCACCCAGCCTGGCGTACGTAACGCCTCAGCGCAGCACGGTGCATCGCCGCCGATATCGGCCGCAGCGACGCCCGACGAGGCGCCACATACCTTGCTGCTGATCTCCATCGATGGCCTGCGCGCAGACATGCTCGATCGCGGTATCACGCCGAACCTGTCCCAGCTTGCACGCGATGGCGTGCGCGCGCGCTGGATGACGCCGTCGTACCCGTCGCTGACCTTCCCCAATCACTACACGCTGGTCACCGGCCTGCGCCCTGACCACCACGGCATCGTGCACAACAGCATGCGCGACCCGGTGCTGGGCGGCTTTTGGCTGAGCAAGCAGGACGCCGTGAGCGACGCGCGCTGGTGGGGTGGCCAGCCGCTGTGGGTGGGAGTCGAGCAGGCCGGTTTACATGCGGCCACCTGGTCGTGGCCGGGCAGCGAGGCGCCCATCCAGGGCGTGCGACCCACGCAGTGGCGTCACTATGAAGAAGGCGTCGGCATGGACGCCCGTGTGCACGAGGTACTGGGCTGGCTGGCGCGCTCCGGCGCGCAGCGCAATCGCCTGGTGACGCTGTACTTCGAACACGTGGATGAAGCCGGCCACGATCATGGCCCGGAATCGCGCGACTATGCCGACAGCGTGCGCGCAGTTGATACCGCCATCGGCCGCCTGCTGGCCGGCATGCAGCGCGATGGCACGCGCGTGCGCACCAACATCATCGTGGTGTCCGACCACGGCATGGCCGAGGTGGCGCCGGGACACGCGATCAGCGTGGAAGCCATCGCGCCGCCCACGATTGCCACCGCGGTCACCGACGGACAGGTGATCGGTTTCAATCCGCTGCCCGGGCAACAGGCCAGCGCCGAGACGCTGCTGCTCGGTACGCATGCGCACTACGATTGCTGGCGCAAGGCCGAGCTGCCGGCGCGCTGGCATTACGGCACGCACCCACGCATTCCGCCGATCCTGTGCCAGATGCACGAAGGCTGGGACGCACTGTTTCCCGACAAACTCGCCAAACGTGCGCAGCAAGGTACGCGTGGCTCGCATGGCTTCGATCCAGCGTTGCCGTCGATGCGTGCGGTGTTCGTGGCGCAAGGCCCGGATCTGGCGCAGGGCAAGACCTTGCCGGGCTTCGACAATGTGGATGTCTACACACTGATGACCCGGCTTCTGGGTATCCCCGCCGCGCCCAACGACGGCAACCCAGCCACTTTACTGCCGGCCTTGCGCGTGTCGCCGGCCACCCGCACCGAGTAG
- a CDS encoding chloride channel protein yields MSGSNPSPRRLRPLLSSEGWRRRAALWGGAIAVALVAIVFAKASDAAFQLFQRITAHSIWWALLLTPGIFALLAWLTSGAMRPTRGSGIPQVIAALEHPDRAFRDTNLSLRVSLGKLALTTLSLLGGASVGREGPTVHVGASLMHVFGRWFGFHDPRELSHFLLAGGAAGIAAAFNTPLAGVVFAIEELSGRFEHRFSGTLLTAVIVGGVVSLGLLGNYTYFGKVAVALPLGQAWLAIALCGSVAGLLGGIFARLVLASVSGKPRWLGALRQRHPVLLAALCGVALVGLAMVFGQGAFGTGYEQARSLVQGHAVVGHEFGLMKLVANLVSYLAGIPGGLFSPALAVGAGIGHNLSVLMPGVDPRTFVLLGMCAYLTGVTQAPLTSAVISLELTDTSQMLLPILATVLIARAVSGLVCKTPIYRGLAEQLLAPAAKNPAPAADTTH; encoded by the coding sequence ATGTCTGGTTCCAATCCCTCGCCGCGTCGCTTGCGGCCGCTGTTGTCCAGCGAAGGCTGGCGTCGTCGCGCTGCACTGTGGGGTGGCGCAATTGCGGTGGCGCTGGTGGCCATCGTGTTCGCCAAGGCCAGCGACGCCGCCTTCCAGTTGTTTCAACGCATCACCGCGCATTCGATCTGGTGGGCGCTGCTGCTGACGCCGGGCATCTTCGCCCTGCTCGCCTGGCTCACCTCCGGGGCGATGCGTCCCACCCGCGGCAGCGGCATTCCGCAGGTCATCGCCGCCCTGGAGCATCCGGACCGGGCGTTTCGCGATACCAACCTGTCGCTGCGCGTGTCGCTGGGCAAACTCGCGTTGACCACGCTGTCACTGCTCGGCGGCGCATCGGTCGGACGCGAAGGCCCCACCGTGCATGTCGGCGCCAGCCTGATGCACGTGTTCGGGCGCTGGTTCGGCTTCCACGATCCGCGCGAGCTCTCGCATTTTCTGCTTGCCGGCGGCGCCGCAGGCATCGCGGCAGCATTCAACACCCCGCTCGCCGGCGTGGTCTTTGCGATCGAAGAACTGAGCGGGCGCTTCGAGCATCGCTTCTCCGGCACCTTGCTCACCGCAGTGATCGTCGGCGGCGTGGTCTCGCTGGGGTTGTTGGGCAACTACACCTACTTCGGCAAGGTGGCAGTGGCCTTGCCGCTGGGCCAGGCATGGCTGGCGATCGCGTTGTGCGGCAGTGTGGCCGGGTTGCTCGGCGGAATCTTTGCGCGGCTGGTGCTGGCCAGTGTCAGCGGTAAACCGCGCTGGTTGGGCGCGCTGCGCCAACGTCATCCGGTGCTGCTGGCCGCGTTGTGCGGCGTCGCCCTGGTCGGGCTGGCGATGGTGTTCGGGCAAGGCGCCTTCGGCACCGGCTACGAGCAAGCGCGCAGCCTGGTGCAGGGGCATGCCGTGGTCGGCCATGAGTTCGGCCTGATGAAGCTCGTCGCCAATCTGGTCTCGTACCTGGCCGGCATCCCGGGCGGACTGTTCTCGCCCGCACTGGCGGTGGGTGCCGGCATCGGCCACAACCTGTCGGTGCTGATGCCGGGCGTGGACCCGCGTACTTTCGTGCTGCTGGGCATGTGCGCCTACCTGACCGGTGTCACCCAGGCACCGCTGACCTCGGCAGTGATCTCGCTGGAGCTCACCGACACCAGCCAGATGCTGCTGCCGATCCTGGCCACCGTGTTGATTGCACGCGCAGTGTCCGGCCTGGTGTGCAAGACGCCGATCTATCGGGGACTGGCCGAGCAGTTGCTGGCCCCGGCGGCGAAGAATCCAGCACCGGCTGCGGACACAACGCACTAA
- a CDS encoding 30S ribosomal protein THX, with amino-acid sequence MGKGDRKTAKGKRYNASYGNSRSHAVSKVVVGAAAPVAKKGVVKAPAKKAVAKKTVAKAS; translated from the coding sequence ATGGGTAAGGGTGACCGTAAGACCGCCAAGGGCAAGCGCTACAACGCCAGCTACGGCAATTCGCGTTCGCACGCGGTGAGCAAGGTTGTCGTGGGTGCAGCTGCTCCGGTTGCCAAGAAGGGCGTGGTCAAGGCGCCGGCCAAGAAGGCTGTTGCCAAGAAGACCGTCGCCAAGGCCAGCTGA
- a CDS encoding MerC domain-containing protein, which yields MPLPTLRHLLDRFGATGSLLCAVHCAVLPLVLALAPSLGLSFWLGDGVELAIVVFVTLLGLFSLVLGYRRHKALHALALLLPGLALLWLGLLYDPLHHSVVPHAVVMTLGGALVGIAHLVNLRLNHGHGHVHDASCAH from the coding sequence ATGCCTCTGCCCACACTTCGCCATCTGCTGGACCGCTTCGGTGCGACTGGGTCGCTGCTGTGCGCCGTGCACTGCGCGGTGCTGCCGCTGGTGCTGGCCCTGGCGCCGTCGCTGGGGTTGTCGTTCTGGCTGGGCGACGGCGTCGAACTGGCGATCGTCGTCTTTGTCACCCTGCTTGGGCTTTTCAGCCTGGTGCTGGGCTATCGTCGCCACAAGGCGTTGCATGCCTTGGCGTTGCTGCTGCCGGGCCTGGCGCTGCTCTGGCTGGGCCTGTTGTACGACCCGTTGCACCATTCGGTGGTGCCGCACGCAGTGGTGATGACGCTGGGCGGAGCCTTGGTCGGTATCGCTCACTTGGTCAATCTGCGCCTGAATCACGGGCATGGGCACGTGCACGACGCCAGCTGCGCACACTGA
- a CDS encoding TonB-dependent receptor codes for MAPTLIPSLRRSALSLAMASLLTPALAMAEDAPVAADPQTPPTSDTRHDATHSSGRHIKDLDKVVVTASPLRDAAGELSRPVEVLAGERLDEVRSSSLGETVASLPGVQSSNFGPGVGRPIIRGLDGPRVAVLRDGLSTQDVSTVSQDHSPAIEPFLANQIEVLKGPSTLLYGSGAIGGVVNVVDGRIAETPVDGFSGRAEVRFDGGDKDGNTDMFRVDAGNGSGLSIHADGVYRNQNDYDTPQGRQLNSWIDSKVGSIGASLSGDWGFVGLSASRFRDNYGNPGEPGDPSIGERGVSLKLQQDRYDLKGGLTDPWGEGSALRYSFGHTDYAHTEFEGDEVGTVFTKRANEGRVEASFTFGGGWQTAFGLQGSDTTFQAVGEESFVPKTDTRSLGAFAVARNSWERVTAEVGARVDKVKYQTNIGVDRDFTPTSFSASGGFRFNEQWRLTANLDHAERAPAEEELFANGPHIATLAFEIGDADLKTEKANQAELGLNFQNEWVDAKVAAYYNRYNDFVYIVDTGGQWFNEEDNDFLPIRQWTQADAIFHGFEGEATFHLANNDTGAWDLRVFGDTVRARLSDGGNLPRIAPGRFGAQMRWNADAWRASIGATRTMRQDKVAVNETPTDGYTFVDAHLAYHVDRGSNAWEVFLDGNNLTNQDARVHTSFLKDDVMLPGRSASFGVRMFF; via the coding sequence ATGGCCCCCACGCTCATCCCCTCGCTGCGCCGCTCCGCCCTCTCGCTGGCAATGGCCAGTCTGCTGACTCCTGCCCTGGCCATGGCCGAAGACGCGCCGGTCGCTGCCGACCCGCAGACGCCACCGACATCGGACACCCGGCATGACGCCACCCATTCCAGCGGCCGGCATATCAAGGACCTGGACAAGGTGGTGGTCACTGCCAGCCCGCTGCGCGATGCGGCCGGCGAGTTGAGCCGCCCGGTCGAGGTGTTGGCCGGCGAGCGCCTGGATGAGGTGCGCAGTTCCAGCCTGGGCGAAACCGTGGCAAGCCTGCCGGGTGTGCAGAGTTCCAACTTCGGCCCCGGCGTGGGCCGGCCGATCATCCGCGGCCTGGACGGCCCGCGCGTGGCAGTGCTGCGCGACGGGCTGTCCACCCAGGACGTGTCCACCGTCAGCCAGGACCATTCGCCGGCCATCGAGCCGTTTCTGGCCAACCAGATCGAAGTGTTGAAGGGCCCGTCCACGCTGCTGTACGGCTCCGGCGCGATTGGCGGCGTGGTCAATGTTGTCGACGGCCGCATCGCCGAAACGCCGGTGGACGGCTTCAGCGGCCGCGCCGAAGTGCGCTTCGACGGCGGCGACAAGGACGGCAACACCGACATGTTTCGCGTCGATGCCGGCAATGGCAGCGGCCTGTCGATCCATGCCGATGGCGTGTACCGCAACCAGAACGACTACGACACCCCGCAGGGCCGCCAGCTCAATAGCTGGATCGATTCCAAGGTGGGCTCGATCGGCGCGTCGCTCTCCGGCGACTGGGGTTTCGTGGGCCTGTCGGCGTCGCGCTTCCGCGACAACTACGGCAACCCCGGCGAACCGGGCGACCCGTCCATCGGCGAGCGCGGGGTGTCGTTGAAGCTGCAGCAGGACCGCTACGACCTCAAGGGCGGGCTGACCGATCCGTGGGGCGAAGGCAGCGCGCTGCGCTACAGCTTCGGCCACACCGATTACGCGCACACCGAGTTCGAAGGCGACGAAGTGGGCACCGTGTTCACCAAGCGCGCCAACGAAGGCCGCGTGGAAGCATCCTTCACCTTCGGCGGCGGTTGGCAGACCGCGTTCGGCCTGCAGGGCAGCGACACCACCTTCCAGGCAGTAGGCGAAGAATCCTTCGTGCCCAAGACCGATACCCGTTCGCTCGGTGCCTTCGCCGTCGCGCGCAACAGCTGGGAACGCGTGACCGCCGAAGTCGGCGCACGCGTGGACAAGGTCAAGTACCAGACCAACATTGGCGTGGACCGCGATTTCACCCCGACCAGCTTCTCGGCCAGCGGCGGTTTCCGCTTCAACGAACAGTGGCGCCTGACCGCCAACCTGGACCACGCCGAGCGCGCTCCGGCCGAGGAAGAACTGTTCGCCAACGGGCCGCACATCGCCACCCTCGCCTTCGAGATCGGCGATGCGGATTTGAAGACCGAAAAGGCCAACCAGGCCGAGTTGGGCCTGAACTTCCAGAACGAATGGGTGGATGCCAAGGTGGCGGCGTACTACAACCGCTACAACGACTTCGTGTACATCGTCGACACCGGCGGCCAGTGGTTCAACGAAGAGGACAACGACTTCCTGCCGATCCGCCAGTGGACGCAGGCCGATGCGATCTTCCACGGCTTCGAAGGCGAAGCCACTTTCCACCTGGCCAACAACGACACCGGCGCGTGGGACCTGCGTGTATTCGGCGACACGGTGCGTGCGCGCCTGAGCGATGGCGGTAATCTGCCGCGCATTGCACCGGGCCGCTTCGGTGCGCAGATGCGCTGGAATGCCGACGCATGGCGCGCCTCGATCGGCGCCACCCGCACCATGAGGCAGGACAAGGTGGCGGTGAACGAAACCCCGACCGATGGCTACACCTTCGTGGATGCACATCTGGCGTATCACGTGGACCGTGGCAGCAATGCGTGGGAAGTGTTTCTGGACGGCAACAACCTGACCAATCAGGACGCACGCGTGCACACCTCCTTCCTCAAGGACGATGTGATGTTGCCTGGCCGCAGCGCCTCGTTCGGCGTGCGGATGTTCTTCTGA